The following coding sequences lie in one Candidatus Neptunochlamydia sp. REUL1 genomic window:
- a CDS encoding KH domain-containing protein — translation MKEFVEYIVKNLVDNPDKVKINEIGGTHTLIIELSVEKADIGKIIGKKGKTINAIRTLLMSVASRNGIRVNLEVLEEDGSKVED, via the coding sequence ATGAAAGAATTTGTAGAGTACATCGTAAAAAATCTCGTAGACAATCCTGACAAAGTAAAGATTAATGAAATTGGCGGAACACACACCCTCATCATTGAACTCAGCGTTGAAAAGGCTGATATTGGAAAAATTATTGGGAAAAAAGGAAAAACCATCAACGCAATCCGCACCCTCCTGATGTCTGTTGCAAGCCGCAATGGAATCCGCGTCAACCTTGAAGTCCTTGAAGAAGACGGCTCCAAAGTCGAAGACTAA
- the lptB gene encoding LPS export ABC transporter ATP-binding protein — protein sequence MILKVKDLSKSYSGKKVVNGLSFNVRAGQVVGLLGPNGAGKTTAFYMAIGLIHPDSGSVFFNDSDVTSSPVHTRAQMGMGYLAQEPSIFRQLTVEQNILCILETLPITRQERKRRLEELLEELHLTPHAKKRATTLSGGERRRLEITRSLVTNPRLLLLDEPFANIDPLTIYDVKQMIRHLTSKNISVLITDHNAREVSSIVDHSYLIQEGRVTHSGTIADLLTSKDARSTYFGEDFEL from the coding sequence ATGATTCTTAAAGTCAAAGATCTTTCAAAATCATACTCTGGAAAAAAAGTGGTAAACGGCCTTTCCTTCAATGTACGAGCAGGACAAGTTGTCGGTCTTCTAGGTCCCAATGGTGCCGGGAAAACAACTGCCTTTTATATGGCAATCGGATTGATTCATCCCGATAGCGGGTCAGTCTTTTTTAACGACTCAGATGTCACCTCCAGCCCTGTTCATACGCGGGCACAAATGGGAATGGGATATCTAGCACAAGAACCTTCAATTTTTAGGCAACTGACCGTCGAACAAAATATCCTCTGCATTCTTGAAACTCTTCCCATCACGCGTCAGGAAAGAAAAAGACGCCTTGAAGAGCTCCTTGAAGAGCTTCACCTCACACCCCACGCAAAAAAACGTGCAACAACTCTATCAGGGGGAGAACGGAGGCGCCTTGAAATTACACGCTCTCTAGTTACAAACCCAAGACTCCTTCTTCTTGATGAGCCCTTTGCTAATATCGATCCGCTCACCATCTACGATGTCAAGCAAATGATCCGCCACCTCACCTCAAAAAATATCAGTGTCCTTATCACAGACCATAACGCCCGCGAAGTTTCCTCCATTGTCGACCACTCCTACCTCATCCAAGAGGGGCGAGTAACCCATTCTGGCACTATCGCCGACCTGCTCACCAGCAAGGACGCTCGCTCCACTTATTTCGGTGAAGATTTCGAACTGTAG
- a CDS encoding class I SAM-dependent methyltransferase, with the protein MLIIYCINMANNRNTLSAIKLFQLFGGRIAHPHALGISEKTLNELLRQEVLSPHNLGGYQLTPLPSFLRPSPYHLVKELLPFEGSSFFNQESVIGLGNILRNNKIETIVELGCWHGISTIFMATFLPLNGTVYAVDHWEGSAEHTQDCSMLYNQFLSNVIRTRLTDQIIPLRMTTLEASRRFFPSIDLIYVDASHDEESALQDLEAWYPHVEMSGGILCGDDFLWGKDEGYPIQKALKRFTNKSSLSFENQGTFWKVFSS; encoded by the coding sequence ATGTTAATTATATATTGTATTAATATGGCAAATAATCGAAACACCCTTAGCGCTATTAAGTTATTTCAATTATTCGGAGGAAGAATTGCTCATCCCCATGCACTTGGAATTTCGGAAAAAACTTTAAACGAGCTTCTTCGGCAAGAGGTCCTATCTCCACACAACCTAGGAGGCTATCAACTCACTCCCCTTCCCTCCTTTCTTCGTCCTTCACCTTATCACCTTGTTAAAGAGCTGCTTCCATTTGAAGGAAGTTCTTTCTTCAATCAAGAATCGGTTATTGGACTCGGGAATATCCTAAGAAACAATAAGATTGAAACGATCGTTGAGTTGGGCTGCTGGCATGGCATTTCTACCATCTTTATGGCAACTTTTCTTCCTTTAAATGGCACGGTCTATGCAGTAGACCATTGGGAAGGATCCGCTGAGCATACTCAAGATTGCTCCATGCTTTATAACCAGTTCCTTTCCAATGTCATTCGAACACGGCTGACCGATCAAATCATCCCTCTTAGAATGACAACGCTTGAAGCCTCGAGAAGATTCTTCCCCTCCATTGATCTTATTTATGTAGATGCTTCGCACGACGAAGAGTCCGCACTACAAGACCTTGAAGCCTGGTATCCCCATGTCGAAATGAGTGGTGGAATCCTCTGTGGTGATGACTTTCTTTGGGGAAAAGATGAGGGATACCCTATTCAAAAAGCACTTAAGCGCTTCACAAACAAAAGCTCCCTCTCATTTGAAAATCAAGGAACGTTTTGGAAAGTGTTTAGTAGTTAG
- a CDS encoding polymer-forming cytoskeletal protein, which produces MAIRRCTLIFFLLFSVLFAAEKEDNEIDIVVLPSTAVVNNDYFANGRTVEISGTINGDLYVLGGQVFIDGTVNGDVLALAGSVEVSGNVANNVRVLAGQALITGHIGRSLTGVAATIELGPLATIGRNAVLVSGNADVESHVARNLRLYSSSVRISDHIGGKVLANVGQLRLTSKVVIDGSLEYWSNKNALIDPNAAIKGGVTHHPSFFYDLIHNKVFNWLKIGSKFAGLVMNFFYSFIIGLIMLRYFPQRIEWTTVMLNTKPAQSAVAGIVLIFLLPIIMLAMIITILGVPFALTLLSLTIVGFYIAKILSILWLSTHLFWRFEFKRHKKLYFAFALIVYFILSMIPYLGVVITSAALVLGIGGAVLGKIEKENKKKKGFFQKG; this is translated from the coding sequence ATGGCAATACGCCGCTGCACTCTAATTTTTTTCTTACTTTTTAGTGTTCTATTTGCTGCTGAGAAAGAGGATAATGAGATTGATATCGTTGTCCTTCCCAGTACTGCTGTCGTCAATAATGATTACTTTGCAAATGGGAGAACAGTAGAAATTTCTGGCACAATCAATGGCGATCTTTATGTTTTAGGCGGGCAAGTTTTTATTGATGGGACTGTCAATGGGGATGTTTTAGCCCTAGCAGGTAGCGTTGAAGTTTCCGGAAACGTTGCGAATAATGTTCGGGTGCTTGCAGGGCAAGCGCTCATCACTGGTCATATTGGAAGAAGCCTTACAGGAGTGGCTGCAACCATTGAACTAGGCCCCTTGGCAACAATTGGAAGGAACGCTGTTCTTGTTTCAGGAAACGCAGATGTGGAGTCTCATGTTGCCAGAAACCTCCGCCTGTATTCTTCTAGTGTCCGTATCTCCGATCATATTGGGGGAAAAGTTCTAGCAAATGTGGGGCAACTCCGCTTAACTTCCAAAGTTGTAATCGATGGGTCTCTTGAGTACTGGAGCAATAAAAATGCACTTATCGATCCCAATGCTGCAATCAAAGGAGGAGTGACCCATCATCCTTCATTCTTCTATGACCTCATACATAACAAAGTGTTTAATTGGTTAAAGATTGGATCGAAGTTTGCTGGTCTTGTCATGAACTTCTTCTATAGCTTTATTATCGGTCTCATCATGCTTCGCTACTTCCCTCAAAGGATTGAGTGGACCACTGTGATGCTCAATACTAAACCAGCGCAGTCGGCTGTTGCGGGGATTGTGTTGATTTTTCTCCTTCCTATTATCATGCTTGCCATGATCATCACCATACTTGGCGTTCCCTTTGCTTTGACACTACTCTCTCTAACTATTGTAGGTTTTTACATAGCGAAGATCCTCTCTATCTTGTGGCTTTCAACCCACCTCTTTTGGCGTTTTGAATTCAAAAGGCATAAAAAGCTCTACTTTGCCTTTGCCTTGATTGTCTACTTCATTCTCTCAATGATTCCTTATCTAGGTGTCGTCATTACCTCAGCAGCATTAGTTCTTGGAATTGGCGGCGCTGTCCTTGGTAAGATCGAAAAAGAGAATAAGAAAAAGAAGGGATTCTTTCAGAAGGGTTAG
- the kdsA gene encoding 3-deoxy-8-phosphooctulonate synthase, with amino-acid sequence MLKIGEVEIGKDTPLVVISGPCVIESEAHALKTASELKKMFADCGVQFIYKSSYDKANRSSIDSYRGPGMKEGLRILKKVKEELDLPVFTDIHHPEEAAPAAEVCDILQIPAFLCRQTDLLIAAGETGAVINIKKGQFMSPWDMEHVVKKLLSTGNDRIILTDRGTSFGYNNLVSDMRTIPVLKNYGFPVCFDASHSVQLPGGMGSQSGGQREFIPPLAKSALAAGANLLYIESHDNPSQAKSDKHSVMPFNELQKLLREALPLYKLIQQGS; translated from the coding sequence ATGTTAAAGATTGGTGAAGTTGAGATTGGAAAAGATACACCTCTTGTCGTGATATCTGGCCCTTGCGTGATTGAAAGTGAAGCCCATGCTTTGAAAACTGCATCTGAGCTCAAAAAAATGTTTGCAGATTGCGGAGTTCAATTCATTTACAAATCGAGTTACGACAAAGCGAACCGCTCATCTATCGATTCGTATCGAGGCCCTGGAATGAAAGAAGGTCTTCGCATCCTAAAAAAAGTCAAAGAAGAGCTCGACCTTCCTGTATTTACCGATATCCATCATCCAGAGGAAGCAGCTCCTGCCGCTGAGGTTTGTGATATCCTCCAAATTCCCGCCTTCCTGTGTCGACAAACCGATCTTCTCATTGCAGCAGGAGAAACAGGTGCTGTTATCAATATTAAGAAGGGACAATTTATGTCCCCTTGGGACATGGAACATGTTGTAAAAAAGCTTCTTTCAACGGGAAATGACAGAATTATCCTTACTGATCGAGGAACTTCTTTTGGGTACAACAACCTTGTCTCAGATATGAGAACAATCCCCGTCCTTAAAAATTATGGGTTTCCAGTTTGCTTTGATGCCTCTCATTCGGTTCAACTTCCTGGTGGAATGGGGAGCCAATCTGGAGGCCAACGTGAATTTATCCCTCCTCTTGCAAAATCTGCACTAGCAGCAGGCGCCAATCTTCTTTATATTGAATCACATGACAATCCCTCTCAGGCAAAAAGTGACAAGCATTCGGTCATGCCTTTTAATGAACTGCAGAAGCTTTTAAGGGAGGCTCTCCCTCTTTATAAATTGATTCAACAAGGATCTTAA
- the ndk gene encoding nucleoside-diphosphate kinase has protein sequence MTKERTLSIIKPDAVSKNHVGDILARFEKAGLKIVATKMKHLSHTDAEGFYAVHKERPFFKDLVDFMISGPVVISVLEGEGAIAKNRELMGATNPKEAAPGTIRADFAESIDANAVHGSDGIDTAKTEIAFFFNEDEVYSC, from the coding sequence ATGACAAAAGAACGTACACTATCAATTATTAAACCCGACGCAGTGAGCAAAAACCACGTCGGAGATATTCTTGCCCGTTTTGAAAAAGCCGGATTAAAGATTGTTGCCACAAAAATGAAGCACCTCAGCCATACGGATGCCGAAGGTTTTTACGCTGTTCACAAAGAACGCCCTTTCTTTAAAGACCTCGTCGACTTCATGATCTCAGGTCCCGTCGTGATCTCGGTTCTTGAAGGAGAAGGAGCAATTGCAAAAAACCGTGAACTAATGGGAGCAACGAATCCTAAAGAAGCCGCTCCAGGAACCATCCGAGCAGATTTTGCTGAATCTATTGATGCAAATGCTGTACATGGGTCTGACGGAATTGACACTGCGAAAACAGAAATCGCTTTCTTCTTCAATGAAGACGAAGTCTACTCTTGTTAA
- a CDS encoding RluA family pseudouridine synthase, with protein MIKSFIIDEPIRIDKLLAKRFTDYSRSYFQYLIEIGSITRNGKGMKKREIPAIGDEIQIFFSVSPELELIPQDIPLEILYEDEDVICINKPVGMVVHPAPGHPKGTFVNALLYHCKSLPPQDLRPGIVHRLDKDTSGVLLAAKTSEAHRKLIEAFSNRKIDKEYLTITVGKPSKESIDAPIGRHRVKRKEMTTVETGRHALTHFEVIDSREGFSFVRAKPITGRTHQIRVHLKAQNTPVLGDPIYGPEKLSRKLGALRTLLHAHHLSFPHPSTGERVEITAPPPEDFQKWSDYIQKF; from the coding sequence ATGATCAAAAGTTTTATTATAGATGAGCCTATAAGGATCGATAAGCTTTTAGCTAAGCGATTTACAGATTATTCTCGTAGCTATTTTCAATATTTAATTGAAATCGGCTCAATTACCCGGAATGGGAAAGGGATGAAAAAGCGAGAGATCCCAGCTATAGGGGATGAGATTCAAATCTTTTTTAGCGTCTCTCCAGAGCTGGAGCTCATCCCACAGGATATTCCATTGGAAATCCTATATGAAGATGAAGATGTTATCTGTATCAATAAACCAGTCGGAATGGTTGTCCATCCCGCTCCCGGTCATCCTAAGGGAACCTTTGTCAATGCCCTCCTTTATCATTGCAAATCACTCCCTCCCCAAGACCTCCGCCCAGGTATTGTCCATCGCCTTGATAAAGACACCTCTGGAGTCCTTCTTGCTGCAAAAACTTCGGAAGCTCACCGGAAGCTCATCGAAGCTTTTTCAAATAGAAAAATCGATAAGGAATATCTCACGATTACGGTCGGAAAGCCCTCAAAAGAGTCGATTGATGCGCCTATTGGACGCCACCGCGTAAAGCGCAAGGAAATGACTACTGTTGAAACGGGACGTCATGCCTTGACTCATTTTGAAGTGATTGATAGCCGCGAGGGCTTTTCTTTTGTTCGTGCAAAACCAATTACTGGCCGTACCCACCAAATTCGAGTCCATCTTAAAGCTCAAAATACCCCCGTTCTGGGAGACCCTATTTACGGACCTGAAAAGCTTAGCCGAAAGTTGGGTGCGCTTCGTACTCTTCTTCATGCTCACCACCTTTCTTTTCCCCATCCCTCGACAGGAGAAAGGGTTGAAATCACAGCTCCTCCCCCTGAGGATTTCCAGAAGTGGTCAGATTACATTCAAAAATTCTAG
- a CDS encoding ATP-grasp domain-containing protein translates to MIPTFEEIFCLSQGLNRFPKSCTVLCENYETLDQLHNKWLFNKKIHSLGFKAPRSYLVHSQEELEKVPLDVPYILKPSYSRAALKIQKVTSSKPPKVKVNPRNPLVAQEYLHGKKYCSYSIAHHGKLSAHTVYPVDFSIEGNSCLNFEAIAHLPIENWVKTFLEKEKFTGQIAFDFIELPSGDLYAIECNPRGTSGLHLFQGKDDLPKAFFDPETCITPTLGYSKQLAWGMLLYGWKTRQISQFARKFIKVRDVIFSRKDLKPFLFQPLLFVVYIFRSFKLRERLPAMFTFDIDWNGQASTDLDQTPCEELR, encoded by the coding sequence GTGATCCCCACTTTCGAAGAAATTTTTTGCCTTTCACAGGGATTAAACCGTTTTCCTAAGTCATGTACTGTCCTATGTGAAAATTATGAGACGTTAGACCAGCTCCATAACAAATGGCTCTTTAATAAAAAGATTCATTCTCTAGGGTTCAAAGCCCCTCGATCCTACCTTGTCCACTCACAAGAAGAACTAGAAAAAGTTCCCTTAGATGTTCCTTATATTTTAAAACCCAGTTACTCTCGAGCCGCGTTAAAAATTCAAAAAGTCACCTCCTCTAAACCCCCTAAGGTAAAAGTCAACCCTCGTAATCCCTTGGTTGCCCAAGAATATCTTCATGGAAAGAAATACTGCTCATACAGCATCGCACACCACGGAAAACTTTCTGCTCACACCGTATATCCTGTCGACTTTTCAATTGAGGGAAATTCGTGTCTGAATTTCGAAGCTATCGCCCACCTCCCTATTGAAAATTGGGTGAAAACCTTTCTTGAAAAGGAGAAATTTACGGGGCAAATTGCCTTTGATTTCATCGAACTTCCTTCAGGAGATCTATATGCCATTGAATGTAATCCCCGTGGAACAAGTGGTCTTCATCTTTTCCAAGGAAAAGATGACCTTCCCAAGGCATTTTTTGACCCCGAAACATGCATTACCCCAACCCTCGGCTATTCCAAACAACTCGCTTGGGGGATGCTCCTTTACGGATGGAAAACAAGACAAATCTCTCAATTTGCAAGAAAATTTATCAAAGTCCGAGACGTGATCTTTTCAAGAAAAGACCTCAAGCCCTTTCTATTTCAACCCTTGCTATTCGTAGTCTATATCTTCAGGAGTTTTAAGCTTCGTGAACGTCTTCCCGCCATGTTCACCTTTGATATCGACTGGAATGGCCAAGCATCAACCGACCTCGACCAAACTCCTTGTGAAGAGTTGCGTTAA
- a CDS encoding autotransporter outer membrane beta-barrel domain-containing protein — protein MLFASLDHFYLHSGSFNETGAGSINLRVNSKTSNALRSELGLSSSYTFHVSAGCWTPYARISWVNKTLLSSSSYRGGFRGQVGTFSASATSKGTNQWAPGLGIEFANVHGFSLLLNSRAEINGKMKNYSADMRMEYAF, from the coding sequence ATGCTGTTCGCAAGCTTGGACCATTTCTACCTTCACAGTGGAAGCTTTAATGAAACAGGAGCAGGTAGCATTAACTTAAGAGTCAATTCGAAAACCTCAAATGCCCTACGCTCTGAGTTGGGACTCAGTTCAAGCTACACCTTTCATGTAAGTGCAGGATGCTGGACCCCCTATGCTCGGATTAGCTGGGTCAATAAAACCCTGCTTAGTAGTAGCTCATACCGAGGAGGATTCCGCGGACAAGTGGGCACATTTTCTGCCAGCGCGACAAGCAAGGGAACCAATCAGTGGGCTCCTGGTTTAGGGATAGAGTTTGCCAACGTGCATGGGTTTTCTCTTCTCTTAAATAGCCGCGCAGAAATCAACGGCAAAATGAAAAACTACTCTGCTGATATGCGCATGGAGTATGCGTTCTAA
- a CDS encoding DUF378 domain-containing protein, which produces MKKLDTLVCVLLCIGGLNWGLIGLFEFNLVEYFVGKSWLDRLIYVLIGASAVYQAVGWKQIKKRWK; this is translated from the coding sequence ATGAAAAAATTAGATACACTTGTTTGCGTCCTGCTCTGCATTGGTGGGTTAAACTGGGGTTTAATCGGATTGTTTGAATTCAATCTTGTTGAATACTTTGTTGGCAAAAGCTGGTTAGACAGACTGATTTACGTATTAATTGGTGCGTCTGCGGTTTACCAAGCAGTAGGCTGGAAACAAATTAAAAAACGCTGGAAGTAA
- the rfaQ gene encoding putative lipopolysaccharide heptosyltransferase III: MRLKLGSGFVLGQYDIDFLKIRKVLVAKLRHHGDVLLSSPVFSVLKERFPHLEIDAYIYSETFPMLGGHPAISSFLLYDKGWKKLPIWKRYLEEMKLLRAIRKKGYDLVINLTEGDRGAIAAKVSKAPFAIGFDPQGDGMKGKTSCYTHLVKHTPRPRHTVEKQLDALRCLGIFPTSSERDLTFDIPEAAYEKVALLVPESYVAVHPVSRWMFKTLPIETMIAVCEYLQERGETLVLTASPDPLEMEMNRQIQEALPRAVDLSGKISLKELGAVIDKSNFLFTVDSVPLHIASALKKHVAVVFGPTCDQNWGPYRNPHSCVISLDLSCRPCYQPGCGGSGRSDCLQTLTPKEIISNLHSFFESLSQPQY; encoded by the coding sequence TTGAGACTAAAGCTTGGAAGTGGATTCGTGCTAGGACAATATGATATAGATTTTCTAAAGATCCGGAAAGTATTGGTGGCAAAACTTCGCCATCATGGGGATGTGCTCCTCAGTAGTCCCGTTTTTTCTGTATTAAAAGAAAGATTTCCTCATCTAGAAATCGATGCTTATATCTACTCGGAAACCTTTCCTATGCTAGGAGGACATCCGGCAATTTCGAGCTTTCTTCTCTATGACAAAGGGTGGAAGAAGCTCCCTATTTGGAAGCGGTACTTGGAGGAGATGAAACTTCTCCGAGCTATTCGAAAGAAAGGGTACGATCTTGTTATTAATCTTACCGAGGGGGATCGAGGAGCGATTGCTGCAAAGGTTTCTAAGGCTCCTTTTGCCATTGGATTCGATCCTCAAGGGGATGGGATGAAGGGAAAGACCTCTTGTTACACCCATCTGGTTAAACACACACCTCGTCCTCGCCATACCGTGGAAAAGCAGCTCGATGCTTTGAGGTGTTTAGGAATTTTCCCGACCTCTAGTGAAAGGGATCTCACTTTTGATATTCCTGAAGCGGCCTATGAGAAGGTGGCCTTGCTTGTTCCAGAGTCCTATGTGGCAGTCCACCCTGTTTCTCGGTGGATGTTTAAAACTCTTCCCATTGAAACGATGATTGCTGTTTGTGAGTACCTTCAAGAAAGAGGGGAGACTCTTGTTCTAACAGCCAGTCCTGACCCCCTCGAAATGGAAATGAATAGGCAGATTCAAGAGGCTCTTCCAAGAGCCGTTGACCTTTCGGGGAAAATCTCTCTTAAGGAGCTCGGCGCGGTAATTGACAAAAGCAATTTTCTATTTACGGTGGACTCTGTTCCTCTTCATATTGCAAGCGCTCTAAAGAAACATGTGGCTGTTGTCTTTGGTCCGACTTGCGACCAAAATTGGGGGCCTTATCGCAACCCTCATTCTTGTGTAATTTCCCTTGATCTTTCTTGCCGTCCCTGCTACCAACCAGGTTGCGGCGGCTCAGGAAGAAGTGATTGCCTTCAGACACTTACTCCAAAAGAAATTATTTCGAACCTCCACAGTTTCTTTGAATCCTTATCGCAACCTCAGTACTAG
- a CDS encoding SET domain-containing protein-lysine N-methyltransferase, which produces MYKKYFEIETPIVYLENIKVQKKAEERFKRSWKRFFKKAEPMVSEFRGERFDAFFRQLEKDGCDERYNRRVSIRFINPVVGYGVFAKEDIPPYSTLCQYTGLLMIDDEIDPDHDSTFSFTDYKTFSIDAAKHGNWARFMNHCAEGEEKNNAIPWEHYLEEGPRIVFTSGQHGIKKGKQILYSYGDDYWVDKKCVKF; this is translated from the coding sequence ATGTATAAAAAGTATTTCGAAATTGAGACGCCCATTGTTTATTTAGAAAACATCAAAGTTCAAAAGAAAGCCGAAGAACGCTTTAAGCGTTCTTGGAAACGGTTTTTTAAAAAGGCTGAACCGATGGTTTCTGAATTTCGAGGAGAACGCTTTGATGCTTTTTTCAGACAGCTTGAAAAAGATGGGTGTGATGAAAGGTATAATCGTCGGGTTAGTATCCGATTTATCAATCCTGTTGTTGGATATGGTGTTTTTGCGAAAGAAGATATTCCTCCTTATTCTACGCTTTGTCAGTACACAGGTTTGCTAATGATCGATGATGAAATTGATCCCGATCATGATAGCACCTTTTCTTTTACCGATTACAAAACATTTTCTATTGATGCTGCTAAGCATGGAAACTGGGCACGCTTCATGAATCACTGCGCTGAGGGAGAAGAAAAGAATAATGCGATTCCTTGGGAACATTATTTGGAAGAAGGTCCTCGGATCGTTTTTACTTCTGGTCAACATGGAATTAAAAAGGGGAAGCAGATTCTCTATTCTTATGGAGATGACTACTGGGTCGACAAAAAATGCGTTAAGTTTTAG
- a CDS encoding regulatory protein RecX, with amino-acid sequence MKIEIIDNKRFADILVDGEKWKEVYRRLYKNHLREILRVSTKKDLSDLCLRIDIKLARMLVYKWLALRGFMKTELTKKLISYKIDSRATAEVLSECEKLGYLDDMREGNLFIERGKRRGLGPQLIAMKLWQKAPELKEMACDSFTDDEQRDQITQWIKKKTRSADLSELKVKQRLYRFLIGKGFDNSLVREQLLVDE; translated from the coding sequence ATGAAGATAGAAATTATTGACAATAAGCGCTTTGCGGATATTTTAGTTGACGGAGAAAAGTGGAAAGAAGTTTATAGGCGTCTCTATAAGAATCACTTAAGAGAAATTCTTCGCGTCTCTACAAAAAAAGATCTAAGTGACTTATGCTTAAGAATTGATATAAAACTTGCTCGAATGCTCGTGTATAAGTGGCTTGCACTTAGAGGGTTTATGAAAACAGAACTCACAAAGAAGCTCATCTCTTATAAAATCGACTCCCGGGCTACAGCTGAGGTCCTCTCAGAGTGCGAAAAATTGGGCTATTTAGACGATATGAGGGAGGGAAATCTCTTTATTGAGCGGGGGAAGAGAAGAGGGCTGGGGCCTCAGCTCATTGCAATGAAGCTCTGGCAGAAGGCCCCAGAGCTAAAAGAGATGGCGTGCGATTCCTTTACCGATGATGAGCAACGGGATCAAATTACGCAGTGGATTAAGAAGAAGACGCGCTCTGCAGATCTTTCAGAACTCAAAGTAAAACAACGCCTTTACCGGTTTTTGATCGGCAAGGGGTTTGATAATTCTCTAGTTCGGGAACAATTGCTTGTAGACGAGTAA
- a CDS encoding group II intron maturase-specific domain-containing protein: MNQIIRGWKLHLRSDLSLEELAKWTNPILRGWVNYYGRFYKTALYPVFYHLNETLTRWVKRKYKKFRQKFQRAIRLLGKIAKKQPRLFAHWEFGFEPTA; the protein is encoded by the coding sequence ATGAATCAAATTATAAGAGGCTGGAAACTGCACCTTAGGAGCGATCTGTCATTAGAAGAGTTGGCCAAATGGACTAACCCGATCCTTAGGGGATGGGTGAATTACTATGGTCGATTCTACAAAACTGCCCTATACCCAGTATTTTATCATCTCAATGAAACACTCACAAGATGGGTTAAGAGGAAATATAAAAAGTTTAGGCAAAAATTTCAGAGAGCGATTCGTTTATTGGGGAAAATTGCTAAGAAGCAACCCAGGCTCTTTGCTCACTGGGAATTTGGATTTGAACCAACAGCATAA
- a CDS encoding DUF378 domain-containing protein: MMKRLDGLAILFLVLSGIVWGFVGLYRLNLVEYVFDREWLVRIIYVLFGFAFIYHTISWRASCKKKRTKR; the protein is encoded by the coding sequence ATGATGAAAAGACTTGATGGCTTAGCTATTCTTTTTCTCGTTCTAAGTGGAATCGTTTGGGGATTCGTAGGACTTTACAGACTCAATCTAGTTGAGTATGTTTTTGATCGCGAATGGCTGGTCCGCATTATTTATGTATTATTCGGATTTGCCTTTATCTACCATACGATCTCTTGGCGCGCAAGTTGCAAAAAGAAAAGAACAAAACGATAA
- a CDS encoding adenylate kinase, whose translation MSVLATPTIELKELKKQTLVVILLGPPGAGKGTQAKILQKTLDVPHISTGDLLRSNIKEDTSLGSKAKEFMDAGKLVPDDLILDMLFSRVTKKDCTHGYILDGFPRTLDQAKAYHARLNEETKTVALNLELHDQVIIKRLSSRMVCSGCSAPFHRQYSPSKKEGVCDHCHSPLIQRSDDKEEVIKKRLTVYHTQTAPLITYYSKNQRFKGVSCDQSIDQVLEEILEYLKSLYSKDS comes from the coding sequence ATGTCAGTCCTTGCTACTCCCACAATTGAATTAAAAGAGCTCAAAAAACAAACCCTTGTGGTGATTCTATTGGGTCCTCCAGGTGCCGGCAAGGGAACACAAGCAAAAATATTACAAAAAACCCTCGATGTGCCTCATATTTCAACTGGAGATCTTCTTCGCTCGAACATCAAAGAAGACACTTCTCTTGGATCCAAAGCGAAAGAATTCATGGACGCTGGAAAGCTCGTTCCCGATGATCTCATTCTCGATATGCTTTTCTCCCGAGTCACCAAAAAAGACTGCACGCATGGCTATATCCTTGATGGATTCCCTCGAACGCTAGACCAAGCAAAAGCCTACCATGCACGCCTCAATGAGGAAACAAAAACCGTTGCTCTTAACCTAGAGCTTCACGATCAAGTTATCATCAAAAGGCTCAGTAGCCGTATGGTATGCAGCGGATGCAGCGCTCCCTTTCACCGTCAGTACTCCCCCTCAAAAAAAGAAGGGGTTTGTGATCATTGTCATTCCCCACTGATCCAGAGAAGTGATGATAAGGAAGAGGTTATTAAGAAACGACTCACCGTTTATCACACCCAAACCGCCCCTCTGATCACCTACTACTCCAAAAATCAACGCTTTAAAGGCGTTTCATGTGACCAATCGATCGATCAGGTCTTAGAAGAAATTCTTGAGTATCTAAAAAGCCTTTATTCAAAAGACTCATGA